One Mustelus asterias chromosome 29, sMusAst1.hap1.1, whole genome shotgun sequence DNA segment encodes these proteins:
- the LOC144480561 gene encoding uncharacterized protein LOC144480561 isoform X2, translated as MALGALSVGLLLLFHHATGSTYLHFRGSGDVTTLQCNTPTGAGNVGTLCSIRDFSAEIEIEKIQCETEEKKMQDCENIDHEKQKEKLQCQTSKRNESEMNSLTFDVMLCDDSMIFTCTVQDSTESSKCPNWKTLTGEGCENHNLFFVINPDDSDEVFSAVETSSSLTVAEGENVTLPCQFENRKSLPFTLLWIISGNINKCLHSVHIEGYSPHSNTHCCVDKESSQRISNQSSNNPTNKIQTHNLTIHSVKELDTGSYLCVVHGQASGKPVWKITANISLSVTKSADSPDTHTSTSGISPVTSSATPTNNEDQVTRSPISSSESPDTLTSTSGISPVTNNSNHKIIPVIIGIVCVVVLICIVGVICIVRRKRQMAKGLPYSVFPSREQTDENEHVAYAVTTVPMTKSQLGPGEGQGAHSTSASTEHVYCLIKESVQGNGDKTETQGGKCKDHLNHGSQVESSSAIEPKDHTSLKEEDPIASSNDQTYSLISYPGTESLGNTVTQPRLEENDPKHCPLEMEENPIYSKMEDN; from the exons GATCCACCTATCTCCATTTTCGAGGATCAGGAGATGTCACCACTCTGCAATGCAACACACCCACTGGTGCTGGGAATGTCGGAACATTGTGCAGCATTCGGGATTTCAGTGCTGAAATAGAAATTGAGAAAATACAATGTGAGACAGAAGAGAAGAAAATGCAGGATTGTGAAAATATCGATCATGAGAAACAGAAAGAGAAGCTGCAGTGTCAAACAAGCAAAAGAAATGAAAGTGAAATGAATTCACTGACATTCGATGTGATGCTATGTGATGATTCGATGATATTTACCTGCACGGTTCAGGATTCCACAGAATCATCAAAATGTCCAAACTGGAAAACCCTGACAGGGGAGGGATGTGAAAACCACAACTTGTTCTTTGTGATAAACCCGGACG ATTCGGATGAAGTATTTTCTGCTGTTGAAACTTCCTCGTCACTGACTGTagcagagggagagaatgtgactTTACCCTGCCAGTTTGAGAATAGAAAATCTCTGCCCTTCACTCTGCTTTGGATCATATCTGGAAATATCAACAAGTGTCTGCACTCTGTTCATATTGAGGGTTATAGCCCACATTCTAACACACACTGCTGTGTGGATAAAGAGTCATCACAAAGAATCTCCAACCAAAGCTCAAACAATCCAACAAATAAAATCCAGACTCACAACCTCACTATTCACTCAGTGAAGGAGTTGGACACTGGGAGCTATCTCTGTGTTGTACACGGTCAGGCTTCAGGGAAACCTGTCTGGAAGATTACAGCAAacatctccctcagtgtgacaaaAAGTGCAGACTCTCCAGACACTCACACCTCAACATCTGGAATATCTCCAGTGACCAGCAGTGCAACTCCTACAAATAATGAAG ACCAGGTAACAAGGAGTCCAATCTCAAGTAGTGAATCCCCAGACACCCTCACCTCAACATCTGGAATATCTCCAGTGACTAACA ATTCAAACCATAAAATTATACCTGTGATTATCGGCATAGTGTGCGTGGTTGTGCTCATTTGCATTGTTGGAGTAATTTGCATAGTCAGAAGAAAACGACAAATGGCCAAAG GTTTACCATACTCGGTGTTTCCCAGCAGGGAACAGACAGATGAAAATGAGCATGTTGCGTACGCAGTGACCACAGTTCCAATGACAAAGAGCCAGCTAGGGCCTGGAGAAGGACAGGGCGCCCACTCAACCTCTGCCTCCACAGAGCATGTGTACTGTCTGATCAAAGAATCAGTTCAAGG TAATGGAGACAAAACTGAAACCCAGGGAGGGAAAT GCAAAGATCACCTGAACCATGGGAGTCAGGTTGAAAGCTCTTCAGCCATTGAGCCCAAAGACCACACATCGCTGAAAGAGGAAGATCCCATTGCTTCATCCAATGACCAGACTTACTCTTTGATCAGCTACCCTGGGACTGAGAGTCTTGGAAACACGGTGACACAGCCCCGCCTGGAGGAAAATGACCCAAAGCATTGCCCGCTAGAAATGGAAGAAAATCCGATTTATTCTAAAATGGAGGACAACTGA
- the LOC144480561 gene encoding uncharacterized protein LOC144480561 isoform X1, whose product MALGALSVGLLLLFHHATGSTYLHFRGSGDVTTLQCNTPTGAGNVGTLCSIRDFSAEIEIEKIQCETEEKKMQDCENIDHEKQKEKLQCQTSKRNESEMNSLTFDVMLCDDSMIFTCTVQDSTESSKCPNWKTLTGEGCENHNLFFVINPDDSDEVFSAVETSSSLTVAEGENVTLPCQFENRKSLPFTLLWIISGNINKCLHSVHIEGYSPHSNTHCCVDKESSQRISNQSSNNPTNKIQTHNLTIHSVKELDTGSYLCVVHGQASGKPVWKITANISLSVTKSADSPDTHTSTSGISPVTSSATPTNNEDQVTRSPISSSESPDTLTSTSGISPVTNNSNHKIIPVIIGIVCVVVLICIVGVICIVRRKRQMAKGSSAPGQRDGDVQLTQEDECLPYSVFPSREQTDENEHVAYAVTTVPMTKSQLGPGEGQGAHSTSASTEHVYCLIKESVQGNGDKTETQGGKCKDHLNHGSQVESSSAIEPKDHTSLKEEDPIASSNDQTYSLISYPGTESLGNTVTQPRLEENDPKHCPLEMEENPIYSKMEDN is encoded by the exons GATCCACCTATCTCCATTTTCGAGGATCAGGAGATGTCACCACTCTGCAATGCAACACACCCACTGGTGCTGGGAATGTCGGAACATTGTGCAGCATTCGGGATTTCAGTGCTGAAATAGAAATTGAGAAAATACAATGTGAGACAGAAGAGAAGAAAATGCAGGATTGTGAAAATATCGATCATGAGAAACAGAAAGAGAAGCTGCAGTGTCAAACAAGCAAAAGAAATGAAAGTGAAATGAATTCACTGACATTCGATGTGATGCTATGTGATGATTCGATGATATTTACCTGCACGGTTCAGGATTCCACAGAATCATCAAAATGTCCAAACTGGAAAACCCTGACAGGGGAGGGATGTGAAAACCACAACTTGTTCTTTGTGATAAACCCGGACG ATTCGGATGAAGTATTTTCTGCTGTTGAAACTTCCTCGTCACTGACTGTagcagagggagagaatgtgactTTACCCTGCCAGTTTGAGAATAGAAAATCTCTGCCCTTCACTCTGCTTTGGATCATATCTGGAAATATCAACAAGTGTCTGCACTCTGTTCATATTGAGGGTTATAGCCCACATTCTAACACACACTGCTGTGTGGATAAAGAGTCATCACAAAGAATCTCCAACCAAAGCTCAAACAATCCAACAAATAAAATCCAGACTCACAACCTCACTATTCACTCAGTGAAGGAGTTGGACACTGGGAGCTATCTCTGTGTTGTACACGGTCAGGCTTCAGGGAAACCTGTCTGGAAGATTACAGCAAacatctccctcagtgtgacaaaAAGTGCAGACTCTCCAGACACTCACACCTCAACATCTGGAATATCTCCAGTGACCAGCAGTGCAACTCCTACAAATAATGAAG ACCAGGTAACAAGGAGTCCAATCTCAAGTAGTGAATCCCCAGACACCCTCACCTCAACATCTGGAATATCTCCAGTGACTAACA ATTCAAACCATAAAATTATACCTGTGATTATCGGCATAGTGTGCGTGGTTGTGCTCATTTGCATTGTTGGAGTAATTTGCATAGTCAGAAGAAAACGACAAATGGCCAAAG GATCCTCAGCACCAGGACAGAG GGACGGTGATGTGCAACTGACACAGGAAGATGAAT GTTTACCATACTCGGTGTTTCCCAGCAGGGAACAGACAGATGAAAATGAGCATGTTGCGTACGCAGTGACCACAGTTCCAATGACAAAGAGCCAGCTAGGGCCTGGAGAAGGACAGGGCGCCCACTCAACCTCTGCCTCCACAGAGCATGTGTACTGTCTGATCAAAGAATCAGTTCAAGG TAATGGAGACAAAACTGAAACCCAGGGAGGGAAAT GCAAAGATCACCTGAACCATGGGAGTCAGGTTGAAAGCTCTTCAGCCATTGAGCCCAAAGACCACACATCGCTGAAAGAGGAAGATCCCATTGCTTCATCCAATGACCAGACTTACTCTTTGATCAGCTACCCTGGGACTGAGAGTCTTGGAAACACGGTGACACAGCCCCGCCTGGAGGAAAATGACCCAAAGCATTGCCCGCTAGAAATGGAAGAAAATCCGATTTATTCTAAAATGGAGGACAACTGA
- the LOC144480561 gene encoding uncharacterized protein LOC144480561 isoform X3: MALGALSVGLLLLFHHATGSTYLHFRGSGDVTTLQCNTPTGAGNVGTLCSIRDFSAEIEIEKIQCETEEKKMQDCENIDHEKQKEKLQCQTSKRNESEMNSLTFDVMLCDDSMIFTCTVQDSTESSKCPNWKTLTGEGCENHNLFFVINPDDSDEVFSAVETSSSLTVAEGENVTLPCQFENRKSLPFTLLWIISGNINKCLHSVHIEGYSPHSNTHCCVDKESSQRISNQSSNNPTNKIQTHNLTIHSVKELDTGSYLCVVHGQASGKPVWKITANISLSVTKSADSPDTHTSTSGISPVTSSATPTNNEDSNHKIIPVIIGIVCVVVLICIVGVICIVRRKRQMAKGSSAPGQRDGDVQLTQEDECLPYSVFPSREQTDENEHVAYAVTTVPMTKSQLGPGEGQGAHSTSASTEHVYCLIKESVQGNGDKTETQGGKCKDHLNHGSQVESSSAIEPKDHTSLKEEDPIASSNDQTYSLISYPGTESLGNTVTQPRLEENDPKHCPLEMEENPIYSKMEDN, translated from the exons GATCCACCTATCTCCATTTTCGAGGATCAGGAGATGTCACCACTCTGCAATGCAACACACCCACTGGTGCTGGGAATGTCGGAACATTGTGCAGCATTCGGGATTTCAGTGCTGAAATAGAAATTGAGAAAATACAATGTGAGACAGAAGAGAAGAAAATGCAGGATTGTGAAAATATCGATCATGAGAAACAGAAAGAGAAGCTGCAGTGTCAAACAAGCAAAAGAAATGAAAGTGAAATGAATTCACTGACATTCGATGTGATGCTATGTGATGATTCGATGATATTTACCTGCACGGTTCAGGATTCCACAGAATCATCAAAATGTCCAAACTGGAAAACCCTGACAGGGGAGGGATGTGAAAACCACAACTTGTTCTTTGTGATAAACCCGGACG ATTCGGATGAAGTATTTTCTGCTGTTGAAACTTCCTCGTCACTGACTGTagcagagggagagaatgtgactTTACCCTGCCAGTTTGAGAATAGAAAATCTCTGCCCTTCACTCTGCTTTGGATCATATCTGGAAATATCAACAAGTGTCTGCACTCTGTTCATATTGAGGGTTATAGCCCACATTCTAACACACACTGCTGTGTGGATAAAGAGTCATCACAAAGAATCTCCAACCAAAGCTCAAACAATCCAACAAATAAAATCCAGACTCACAACCTCACTATTCACTCAGTGAAGGAGTTGGACACTGGGAGCTATCTCTGTGTTGTACACGGTCAGGCTTCAGGGAAACCTGTCTGGAAGATTACAGCAAacatctccctcagtgtgacaaaAAGTGCAGACTCTCCAGACACTCACACCTCAACATCTGGAATATCTCCAGTGACCAGCAGTGCAACTCCTACAAATAATGAAG ATTCAAACCATAAAATTATACCTGTGATTATCGGCATAGTGTGCGTGGTTGTGCTCATTTGCATTGTTGGAGTAATTTGCATAGTCAGAAGAAAACGACAAATGGCCAAAG GATCCTCAGCACCAGGACAGAG GGACGGTGATGTGCAACTGACACAGGAAGATGAAT GTTTACCATACTCGGTGTTTCCCAGCAGGGAACAGACAGATGAAAATGAGCATGTTGCGTACGCAGTGACCACAGTTCCAATGACAAAGAGCCAGCTAGGGCCTGGAGAAGGACAGGGCGCCCACTCAACCTCTGCCTCCACAGAGCATGTGTACTGTCTGATCAAAGAATCAGTTCAAGG TAATGGAGACAAAACTGAAACCCAGGGAGGGAAAT GCAAAGATCACCTGAACCATGGGAGTCAGGTTGAAAGCTCTTCAGCCATTGAGCCCAAAGACCACACATCGCTGAAAGAGGAAGATCCCATTGCTTCATCCAATGACCAGACTTACTCTTTGATCAGCTACCCTGGGACTGAGAGTCTTGGAAACACGGTGACACAGCCCCGCCTGGAGGAAAATGACCCAAAGCATTGCCCGCTAGAAATGGAAGAAAATCCGATTTATTCTAAAATGGAGGACAACTGA